One genomic window of Arachis hypogaea cultivar Tifrunner chromosome 8, arahy.Tifrunner.gnm2.J5K5, whole genome shotgun sequence includes the following:
- the LOC112706141 gene encoding heavy metal-associated isoprenylated plant protein 24: MGVQGTLDYFSTLLSSTKKKKKKQTQTVALKIRMDCEGCARKVKHVLSGVKGAKSVDIDLKQQKATVTGYVEPKKVLKAAQSTKKKVELWPYVPYTMVAHPYVSAAYDKKAPPNMVRKVADTANITETTVDDGYIQMFSDENPNACSIM; encoded by the exons ATGGGAGTACAAGGCACTTTGGACTATTTCTCTACTTTACTAAGCAGcaccaaaaagaagaagaagaagcaaactcAAACGGTGGCTCTCAAAATCAGAATGGACTGTGAAGGTTGTGCTCGCAAGGTTAAACATGTCCTTTCCGGTGTTAAAG GAGCTAAGTCGGTCGACATAGATTTAAAGCAGCAGAAGGCAACTGTGACCGGATACGTTGAGCCAAAGAAAGTTTTGAAGGCTGCTCAGTCAACAAAGAAGAAGGTTGAGTTGTGGCCATATGTTCCGTACACAATGGTGGCTCATCCTTATGTCTCTGCTGCCTATGATAAGAAGGCACCTCCCAATATGGTTAGAAAGGTTGCTGACACCGCCAACATAACGGAAACCACCGTTGACGACGGCTACATCCAAATGTTTAGTGATGAAAACCCAAATGCTTGTTCAATCATGTAA
- the LOC112708330 gene encoding agamous-like MADS-box protein AGL104, which produces MGRVKLEIKRIENTTNRQVTFSKRRNGLIKKAYELSILCDIDIALIMFSPSGRLNHFSGKRRIEDVFTRYINLPDQERDNAVNFPEPHYGRGIQNKEYLLRTLQQLRNENDIALQLANPGVINSEIEELQQEVSRLHQQLQLAEDQIRAYEPDPLKMTSMEELESGEKNLMETLTRVMQRKEYLLSSHLPTYDPSTIQGMASTFENVGWLQNGTQNPNQIFDASTPLDPLRDLQSSIYDPFPQGTNSQSDTRDIGECHVTNQNDTWPQGYTLYSHMQHEMVGPDVSNMMTTHGQMNLPITASNLQPSNNEAGEYDCKPQNQLNTQ; this is translated from the exons ATGGGGCGTGTGAAATTGGAGATAAAAAGAATAGAGAATACCACAAATCGACAAGTTACATTCTCAAAACGTAGAAATGGTCTCATCAAGAAAGCATATGAGTTATCCATCCTTTGTGACATTGATATTGCACTTATCATGTTCTCTCCCTCTGGTCGTCTCAACCATTTCTCTGGCAAAAGGAG GATTGAGGATGTTTTCACACGTTACATTAATCTTCCTGATCAAGAAAGAGATAA TGCTGTAAATTTTCCTGAGCCACACTATGGCAG ggGAATTCAGAACAAAGAG TATTTGCTCCGGACCCTTCAACAATTGAGGAATGAGAATGACATAGCTCTTCAACTAGCCAA TCCGGGAGTCATTAACTCTGAGATTGAA GAACTCCAACAAGAAGTTAGTAGGCTACATCAACAACTTCAACTGGCTGAAGACCAGATAAG GGCATATGAACCCGATCCATTAAAGATGACATCTATGGAGGAGCTGGAATCTGGTGAAAAGAATCTTATGGAGACTTTGACTCGCGTCATGCAAAGAAAG GAATATCTATTGAGCAGCCATTTGCCTACTTATGATCCATCAACTATTCAG GGGATGGCATCAACTTTTGAGAATGTCGGATGGTTGCAAAATGGCACCCAAAACCCCAACCAAATATTTGATGCATCTACTCCTTTGGATCCACTCAg GGATTTGCAATCGTCAATTTATGATCCATTTCCACAAGGAACAAATTCACAAAGCGATACAAGAGACATTGGAGAGTGTCACGTGACAAATCAGAATGACACGTGGCCTCAAGGATACACGTTATACTCTCATATGCAGCATGAGATGGTGGGACCTGACGTGTCCAATATGATGACGACACATGGACAAATGAATCTTCCAATCACAGCCTCCAATTTGCAACCATCCAACAATGAAGCCGGAGAATATGACTGTAAACCTCAAAATCAACTTAACACACAATAA